One region of Glutamicibacter sp. B1 genomic DNA includes:
- a CDS encoding helix-turn-helix domain-containing protein, giving the protein MTVEYRGPEALIQAALTAGEDPSAKARSLKALHQSWAQGTRIPTVVRPVVARSWSRAGALEKDIVPLDASSIRELRESNQELSNLVDLFKDRLLSLATQAGNQLVISDAQGYVLWVLGPSTVRRRSDGIGFVTGARWRESDVGTNGIGAAMAEKVPVQIFGPEHAREEQHSWVCTSAPVINPATASLIGAITLAGSFRTAHPHSLALVSSVAREAETHLRANHALRMQRLELTNQLPEEEFILVDSQGSVAASRGFSVSERISLPVGLEEGRSWISGFGSFNVRQVPGGWILTRTHEHLKLEVTSGSLRQIMVHSAGETTQIALSEKHWQILELLVEHPAGLTTDELRSLWPAMTPQVTIRAELSRLRSKLPGMIASRPYRLVVPVFRGN; this is encoded by the coding sequence GTGGCCCCGAGGCATTGATTCAGGCCGCTTTGACCGCGGGGGAAGATCCCTCGGCCAAGGCGCGTAGTCTCAAAGCGCTACATCAAAGTTGGGCGCAAGGAACTCGTATTCCCACCGTGGTCCGCCCTGTTGTAGCTCGGTCTTGGTCTCGTGCAGGTGCTTTGGAAAAAGATATCGTCCCACTTGACGCGTCCTCCATACGAGAGTTGCGTGAGTCGAATCAGGAACTGAGCAACCTCGTTGATTTGTTTAAGGATCGGCTGTTGTCCTTGGCAACGCAAGCAGGGAACCAGTTAGTCATATCTGATGCGCAAGGATACGTTTTGTGGGTTCTGGGACCTTCAACTGTTCGACGTCGAAGCGATGGCATAGGTTTCGTGACTGGCGCGCGCTGGCGAGAAAGTGACGTTGGAACTAACGGAATTGGCGCGGCGATGGCTGAGAAAGTCCCGGTGCAAATCTTCGGCCCCGAACACGCTCGTGAAGAACAACATTCGTGGGTATGTACCTCCGCTCCAGTCATTAATCCGGCGACAGCTTCCTTGATCGGGGCAATCACTTTGGCCGGCTCCTTTAGAACAGCCCACCCTCATTCTCTTGCGCTGGTCTCATCAGTGGCCCGTGAAGCCGAAACACACCTACGCGCTAATCATGCGTTGAGGATGCAACGCTTGGAACTGACGAACCAACTGCCAGAAGAAGAGTTCATCTTAGTGGATTCACAAGGATCGGTGGCTGCCAGTCGAGGGTTCAGCGTGAGCGAGCGAATCAGCCTTCCTGTGGGCCTAGAAGAAGGTCGCTCATGGATTAGTGGCTTCGGTTCCTTTAATGTTCGGCAAGTCCCTGGTGGTTGGATACTCACGAGAACTCATGAGCACCTGAAATTGGAGGTAACCTCCGGTTCCTTGCGTCAGATCATGGTGCACTCGGCTGGCGAAACCACGCAGATCGCATTGAGCGAAAAGCATTGGCAGATTCTTGAGTTACTGGTTGAGCATCCAGCGGGACTAACGACCGATGAACTGAGATCACTTTGGCCAGCAATGACTCCACAGGTGACAATTCGCGCTGAACTTTCACGCCTGCGTTCCAAGTTACCTGGAATGATTGCATCGCGACCATATCGACTCGTCGTCCCAGTATTCCGGGGCAATTAG
- a CDS encoding flavin-containing monooxygenase: MSSNEALTQAQQWSQALEQALSEGDIPSAMQLFGEESFWRDLTALTWNLHTSEGREDIGNMLLGVDRGAWPRNINVTSANEVDGVIEAWYTFENDAIQGLGLFRLRDGLCWTILSTAQSLREFPEPAGRLRELGAEHGSSMSKENWLDRRVAQQQSLGITEQPYTLIIGGGQGGIGLAARLKRMGVPGLVIDKHPRPGDQWRSRYHSLALHDPVWYDHMPYIDFPDHWPVFTPKDKMGDWLESYTKLMELDYWSLTEATSARQDPDGEGWVVEVVRDGVPLTLRPTQLVLATGMSGIPNIPKYPGADIFEGEQNHSSTHPGGEHYAGKKVVVIGANNSAHDICADLVQNGANPTMIQRSSTHIVKSESLMKHVLGGLYSEEALAAGIDHNKADLIFASIPYKVLPEFHKPAFAKIRELDADFYKSLEDAGFDLDFGDDDSGLFLKYLRRGSGYYINIGASELVADGSIALAKGEVSHLTKNSVVLADGTELPADAVVYATGYGSMNGWAAKLISQEVADAVGKCWGLGSETTKDPGPWQGELRNMWKPTKVKNLWFHGGNLHQSRHYSKYLGLQLKARYEGLETPVYALAETYHQS; the protein is encoded by the coding sequence ATGTCAAGCAATGAAGCACTGACTCAAGCCCAGCAATGGAGCCAGGCCCTAGAACAGGCGCTGAGCGAAGGGGATATCCCAAGCGCCATGCAACTGTTTGGGGAAGAATCTTTCTGGCGTGACCTCACCGCGCTGACATGGAACCTGCACACCAGTGAGGGGCGGGAAGACATTGGCAACATGCTCCTTGGTGTGGACCGTGGAGCATGGCCACGCAACATCAACGTCACCAGCGCCAATGAAGTCGACGGAGTCATCGAGGCTTGGTACACTTTCGAGAACGACGCGATTCAAGGTCTGGGGCTCTTTCGCCTCCGTGACGGACTGTGCTGGACAATACTCAGCACTGCACAGTCACTGCGTGAATTCCCTGAACCGGCGGGAAGGCTGCGTGAACTGGGCGCTGAACACGGCTCATCAATGAGCAAAGAAAATTGGTTGGACCGTCGCGTGGCCCAGCAGCAGTCCCTAGGCATCACCGAACAGCCGTATACCCTGATCATCGGTGGAGGCCAGGGTGGCATCGGACTCGCTGCGCGGCTCAAGCGCATGGGCGTGCCAGGGCTCGTGATTGACAAGCATCCCCGTCCCGGAGACCAATGGCGCTCACGCTATCACTCCCTAGCGTTGCATGACCCGGTCTGGTACGACCACATGCCATATATCGACTTCCCTGATCACTGGCCAGTTTTCACACCAAAAGACAAAATGGGCGACTGGCTGGAAAGCTACACCAAACTCATGGAGCTGGACTATTGGTCCTTGACCGAAGCCACCAGCGCACGCCAAGACCCAGACGGTGAGGGGTGGGTTGTTGAAGTAGTTCGTGATGGCGTGCCGTTGACTTTGCGTCCGACCCAATTAGTGCTGGCCACTGGAATGTCAGGTATTCCGAACATTCCGAAGTATCCAGGTGCCGACATTTTTGAGGGGGAACAAAACCACTCGTCGACTCACCCTGGCGGAGAACACTATGCCGGGAAAAAGGTAGTGGTGATTGGCGCCAATAACTCTGCCCACGATATCTGCGCGGACCTAGTGCAAAATGGCGCCAACCCAACGATGATTCAGCGTTCAAGCACTCATATCGTGAAGTCAGAATCGCTAATGAAACACGTGCTCGGTGGGCTGTACTCAGAAGAAGCCTTGGCCGCAGGCATCGACCATAACAAGGCAGATCTGATTTTCGCTTCAATCCCATACAAAGTGTTGCCCGAATTCCATAAACCAGCCTTCGCCAAGATTCGAGAACTTGATGCAGACTTCTACAAGTCCTTAGAAGATGCGGGATTTGACCTGGACTTCGGTGATGATGATTCCGGCCTGTTCCTGAAGTATCTACGCCGCGGCTCTGGCTACTACATCAATATTGGCGCCAGTGAACTGGTTGCCGATGGCTCTATCGCGCTGGCCAAAGGCGAAGTTTCTCATCTGACAAAGAATTCGGTCGTCTTGGCCGATGGTACTGAACTTCCCGCCGATGCGGTGGTATACGCTACCGGCTACGGATCGATGAATGGCTGGGCCGCCAAACTCATCTCCCAAGAAGTTGCTGACGCTGTGGGTAAATGCTGGGGCCTTGGCTCTGAAACTACGAAAGACCCAGGACCATGGCAGGGCGAACTGCGCAACATGTGGAAGCCGACCAAGGTGAAGAACCTCTGGTTCCATGGTGGAAACCTGCACCAGTCACGGCACTACTCAAAGTATCTGGGCCTGCAGCTCAAGGCTCGTTACGAAGGATTGGAGACACCGGTGTACGCGCTCGCCGAGACCTATCATCAGTCCTAA
- a CDS encoding proline--tRNA ligase, whose translation MVLKLSTTFLRTLREDPVDAEVASHKLLVRAGYIRRAAPGIYTWLPLGLKVLARVEAIVREEMNAIGGQEVHFPALLPREPYEQTGRWTEYGEGLFRLKDRKEADYLLAPTHEEMFTLLVKDLYNSYKDLPVYLYQIQNKYRDEARPRAGLLRGREFIMKDSYSFNIDDAGLDEAYMAHRGAYLKIFERLGLEVVPVFAQAGAMGGSKSEEFLHPTAIGEDTFVRSPGGYAANVEAVTTVVPDDIDYTDAPAFEVVETPNTPTIDSLVAAANELRPRQDRAWEAKDTLKNVVLAIIDPEGNRHLVILGVPGDRQVDEKRLEATIGVALGINGEVAVEQATAEDLKSHPEIVTGYLGPALGLDQQLLGKDTEGGITYLVDPRIVSGSTWITGANEQGKHVFGLVAGRDFTFDGTIEAVNVLEGDPAPDGSGPLRTERGIEMGHIFQLGRKYAEALDLKVLDQNGKLQVVTMGSYGIGVTRAVAALAEAYHDENGLAWPKQIAPADVHIVVTGKGEEMLEAALKLASELEAAGQEVILDDRPKLSAGVKFSDAELIGIPTIVVVGRGLADGVVEVKDRATGERRDVKVEDVVAELTA comes from the coding sequence GTGGTTTTGAAGCTTTCCACTACCTTCTTGCGCACCTTGCGTGAAGATCCGGTTGACGCCGAAGTCGCCAGCCACAAGCTGTTGGTACGCGCCGGTTACATCCGCCGTGCAGCCCCAGGTATTTACACTTGGTTGCCGCTGGGTTTGAAGGTCCTTGCGCGCGTTGAAGCTATTGTGCGTGAGGAAATGAACGCCATCGGTGGTCAGGAAGTGCACTTCCCGGCGCTGCTGCCACGTGAACCATATGAGCAGACAGGCCGTTGGACTGAGTACGGTGAAGGCCTGTTCCGTCTGAAGGACCGTAAAGAGGCCGACTACCTCTTGGCACCGACCCACGAGGAAATGTTCACTCTTCTGGTCAAGGACTTGTACAACTCGTACAAGGATCTACCGGTTTACCTTTACCAGATCCAGAACAAGTACCGTGACGAAGCACGCCCGCGCGCTGGCCTGCTACGTGGCCGCGAATTCATCATGAAGGATTCCTACTCCTTCAACATTGATGACGCCGGCCTGGACGAAGCCTACATGGCTCACCGCGGTGCCTACCTGAAGATCTTTGAGCGCCTGGGACTGGAAGTTGTTCCGGTATTCGCACAGGCAGGTGCCATGGGTGGCTCGAAGTCCGAAGAGTTCTTGCACCCTACCGCCATTGGTGAGGACACCTTCGTTCGTTCGCCAGGCGGGTACGCTGCCAACGTTGAAGCTGTCACCACCGTGGTTCCGGACGACATCGATTACACCGATGCTCCGGCTTTCGAGGTTGTCGAAACCCCGAACACCCCAACCATCGATTCCCTGGTTGCGGCCGCTAACGAACTGCGTCCACGTCAGGACCGTGCTTGGGAAGCCAAGGACACCCTGAAAAACGTGGTGCTGGCGATCATTGATCCAGAAGGCAACCGCCACCTGGTGATCCTGGGTGTTCCAGGCGACCGACAGGTAGATGAGAAGCGTCTCGAAGCCACCATCGGTGTTGCGCTGGGCATCAATGGTGAAGTTGCCGTGGAGCAGGCTACCGCGGAAGACCTGAAGAGCCACCCTGAGATTGTGACCGGATACCTCGGCCCGGCTCTTGGCCTAGACCAGCAGCTACTGGGCAAGGACACCGAGGGTGGTATTACCTACCTGGTTGATCCACGGATCGTTTCCGGAAGCACTTGGATTACCGGCGCAAACGAACAGGGCAAGCACGTCTTTGGTCTGGTCGCCGGTCGCGACTTCACCTTTGACGGCACGATTGAAGCGGTCAACGTTCTCGAAGGTGATCCAGCACCGGATGGCTCCGGTCCATTGCGCACCGAGCGCGGCATCGAAATGGGTCACATCTTCCAGCTCGGCCGTAAATACGCTGAGGCGCTGGATCTGAAGGTCCTAGACCAGAATGGCAAACTGCAGGTTGTCACCATGGGCTCCTACGGTATCGGTGTTACCCGAGCCGTGGCCGCTTTGGCAGAGGCCTACCATGACGAAAACGGTCTGGCTTGGCCTAAGCAGATCGCTCCTGCGGACGTACACATTGTGGTCACCGGCAAGGGCGAAGAAATGCTTGAAGCCGCACTGAAGCTGGCTTCAGAACTTGAAGCAGCTGGTCAGGAAGTCATCCTGGATGACCGTCCAAAGCTCTCTGCTGGCGTGAAGTTCTCCGATGCTGAGCTGATTGGCATTCCAACCATCGTTGTTGTTGGCCGTGGCTTGGCTGATGGCGTAGTTGAGGTCAAGGACCGGGCAACTGGCGAACGTCGTGACGTGAAGGTCGAAGATGTTGTTGCTGAACTGACTGCCTAA
- a CDS encoding sulfite exporter TauE/SafE family protein yields MSVNGEPVSIWPLVLLLLAALGAGWIDAVVGGGGLIQLPALLLFPGITPVQALATNKLGSIFGTTTSAITYYRRTSPDLKTAIPMALTALVGAFSGAALATVLPSEAIKPIIIAALIAVLLFTIFKPKAGELSRLRYTGHQHYLRAIMIGLIIGGYDGMVGPGTGSFLIIAMVTVLGYNFLQSSAKAKIVNLCTNLGALLLFVPTGHVLIGLGLAMGVMNMIGGYLGARMAISKGNAFIRIVFVVVVSALIIKLGADMILADR; encoded by the coding sequence CTGTCCGTCAACGGTGAACCCGTATCAATCTGGCCCTTGGTCCTGCTGTTGCTAGCAGCGTTGGGCGCAGGATGGATCGATGCTGTTGTTGGCGGCGGAGGACTGATTCAGTTGCCCGCGCTACTTCTTTTCCCTGGCATCACGCCGGTGCAAGCGCTGGCTACCAATAAGTTGGGGTCAATTTTTGGCACCACTACCAGTGCCATCACGTATTATCGGCGAACTAGCCCAGACTTGAAGACGGCCATACCTATGGCGCTGACGGCGCTAGTCGGGGCCTTTAGCGGCGCAGCACTAGCAACTGTGTTACCGTCCGAAGCGATCAAGCCGATCATCATTGCAGCGTTGATTGCAGTATTGCTTTTTACGATCTTTAAACCCAAGGCAGGGGAGCTCTCCCGCCTGCGCTACACCGGCCACCAGCATTACCTCAGGGCCATCATGATCGGTTTAATCATTGGTGGCTACGACGGCATGGTCGGCCCGGGCACTGGATCATTCTTGATCATCGCCATGGTCACCGTGCTTGGTTACAACTTCTTGCAGTCATCGGCGAAGGCTAAGATCGTTAATCTGTGCACGAACCTTGGTGCACTATTACTTTTTGTTCCTACTGGCCACGTGCTCATCGGACTAGGGCTGGCCATGGGCGTTATGAACATGATCGGTGGCTACCTTGGAGCGCGCATGGCCATCTCTAAGGGCAACGCTTTCATCCGAATCGTATTTGTTGTTGTCGTCAGCGCGCTCATCATCAAGCTCGGCGCAGACATGATTTTGGCCGATCGGTAA
- the rimP gene encoding ribosome maturation factor RimP translates to MTGMPADTEQEAQRLTALLSKEVESHGLLLEEVTLRPSGKQIIVQVIVDKADGHDSVNLDELGEVTTTISNALDKDVAFASADPYELEVSSPGLSRPLTAQRHWVRALNRMVKISLSDGTKLRGRLLEVNDADVLVAEHREPAKKGMKTKVLEPELHAFENIRKAVVDPELNFDDALLDTVDSEDLEG, encoded by the coding sequence ATGACCGGAATGCCGGCCGATACCGAACAGGAAGCACAGCGACTGACTGCATTGCTTTCCAAGGAAGTAGAATCCCACGGGCTTCTCTTAGAAGAAGTGACTTTACGCCCGTCCGGCAAGCAGATCATCGTTCAGGTCATTGTCGACAAAGCCGACGGCCACGATTCGGTGAATCTTGATGAGCTTGGTGAAGTTACCACCACGATCTCTAACGCCCTGGATAAAGATGTTGCTTTTGCCTCTGCTGATCCATACGAACTTGAGGTCAGCTCACCGGGTCTTTCTCGACCACTGACCGCTCAGCGCCACTGGGTGCGAGCGCTCAACCGCATGGTCAAAATCTCCCTCAGCGACGGAACCAAGCTGCGCGGACGCCTGCTTGAAGTCAACGACGCTGACGTCCTGGTCGCCGAACACCGCGAGCCAGCCAAAAAAGGCATGAAGACCAAGGTTCTTGAACCGGAACTGCATGCTTTTGAAAATATCCGTAAAGCTGTTGTCGATCCAGAACTGAACTTCGATGACGCACTATTAGACACCGTTGATTCTGAAGATTTGGAGGGCTAA
- the nusA gene encoding transcription termination factor NusA has protein sequence MDIDLNALRILEKDRDIPMDVLIPTIESALLLAYNKTEGAMPGARAHIERSTGHVAILVEDRDNAGVLLGEFDDTPHGFGRIAASTARQVIMQRLREAEDAQVVGEYSARVGTLISGVIQQGYSAHMVQVKVGDLEALLPPVEQSPGEKYIHGNRLRAYVVSAERGNKGPAVTLSRSHPGMVRLLFGMEVPEIADGTVVVEALAREAGHRTKIAVRATKPGVNAKGACIGEMGTRVRAVMNELNDEKIDIVDYNEDPAKFIAAALSPSKVVSVEILDEEERRARVVVPDSQLSLAIGKEGQNARLAAKLTGWRIDILAASGGKEPQL, from the coding sequence GTGGATATCGATCTCAACGCTCTGCGTATTCTGGAAAAAGACCGCGACATCCCCATGGATGTGCTGATCCCAACCATCGAGTCGGCCCTGCTGCTGGCCTACAACAAGACCGAAGGTGCCATGCCTGGCGCCCGCGCGCACATTGAGCGCAGCACCGGCCACGTGGCCATCTTGGTTGAAGACCGCGACAATGCCGGCGTGCTGTTGGGCGAATTTGATGACACCCCACACGGTTTCGGCCGTATTGCCGCTTCGACCGCTCGTCAGGTCATCATGCAGCGTCTGCGTGAAGCCGAGGATGCTCAGGTTGTTGGCGAGTACTCCGCTCGTGTTGGCACCCTGATTTCCGGTGTCATCCAGCAGGGCTACTCCGCACATATGGTCCAGGTGAAGGTCGGCGATCTGGAAGCACTTTTGCCTCCAGTTGAGCAGTCCCCAGGCGAAAAATACATTCACGGTAACCGTCTGCGTGCCTACGTGGTTTCGGCCGAGCGCGGCAACAAGGGCCCAGCAGTGACCCTGTCGCGTTCGCACCCGGGCATGGTGCGCCTGCTGTTCGGAATGGAAGTACCAGAAATTGCTGACGGCACCGTAGTTGTTGAGGCGTTGGCCCGCGAAGCCGGTCACCGTACCAAGATCGCTGTACGCGCCACCAAGCCAGGCGTTAATGCCAAGGGCGCATGCATCGGTGAAATGGGTACTCGCGTCCGCGCCGTGATGAACGAGCTGAACGACGAAAAGATCGACATCGTTGACTACAACGAAGATCCAGCGAAGTTCATTGCCGCCGCACTCTCCCCATCCAAGGTGGTCTCGGTCGAGATCTTGGACGAAGAAGAACGACGTGCTCGGGTGGTAGTTCCCGATTCTCAGCTGTCCCTGGCCATTGGCAAGGAAGGACAGAACGCCCGTCTAGCAGCAAAGCTCACCGGCTGGCGCATCGATATCTTGGCTGCTTCTGGCGGCAAGGAACCACAGCTCTAA
- a CDS encoding YlxR family protein, whose product MKLHQQRTCIGCRTVTSKNELLRWVLTDGAPLKVVSLDLEGSAFGRGTWTHATQKCVRQAVQRKAFARTFRSAVDDSQVAQAFTAYEDQLAASQQSGKHDESGSEI is encoded by the coding sequence ATGAAGCTGCATCAGCAACGAACGTGCATTGGCTGTCGAACTGTCACCAGTAAAAACGAGTTACTTCGATGGGTCCTTACCGATGGTGCACCGCTAAAAGTGGTGAGCCTGGATCTAGAAGGTTCTGCCTTCGGGCGTGGAACCTGGACCCACGCAACACAAAAGTGTGTGCGGCAAGCTGTGCAGCGTAAGGCGTTCGCGCGGACCTTCAGGTCTGCAGTGGACGATTCGCAGGTAGCACAGGCATTTACCGCATACGAAGATCAGCTGGCAGCAAGCCAGCAATCTGGCAAACATGATGAAAGCGGGTCAGAAATCTGA
- the infB gene encoding translation initiation factor IF-2, giving the protein MAKPRVHELAKELGITSKEALTKLQDMGEFVRSASSTVEPPVARKLRDAFPGSNNAAAAKPAAAKPATPGAPKPAAKPAATPGAKAAPKPGAKPAPKPAAATPAPAAPATPAAPAPKATPGAPLPGAAPKPGSKPAPKPGAPRPGNNPFSSQQGMRSSDSGERRGGQNRDGNRAPRPGAPRPGGPRPGNNPFSSQQGMRGEGGQGGPRPPRDGQRGPRPGGQGQGGPRPPRDGQGGPRPARDGQRSPRPAGQGGPRPAGQGGPRPAGAGAGGPRPGAGAGAGTTATPRMMPNRTDRPAPAGGGRPGAGGGGRGRPGGGNGGGTGGGFRPGAPRGRGGVGGAFGKGGAGRGKQRKSKRAKRQELEQMSVPSLGGVNVPRGTGDTEIRLRRGASITDFADKIGANPAALVTVLFHLGEMATATQSLDEATFEVLGEELGYKVLVVSPEDEDKELLEGFGLDLDAELEAEGEDVLEERAPVITIMGHVDHGKTRLLDAIRQSNVIEGEHGGITQHIGAYQIVHPHEGRDRAMTFIDTPGHEAFTAMRARGAEVTDVAVLVVAADDGVMPQTVEALNHAQAAGVPIIVAVNKVDKEGANPDKVMGQLTEYGLVPEEYGGDTMFVKVSALQKQGIDELLDAVLLTSDVLELKANPDKSARGVAIEANLDKGRGSVVTVLVQSGTLCVGDTMVVGTAHGRVRAMFNENGENLDVALPSRPVQVLGMSSVPRAGDGFLITEDERTARQIADKRETAERNAMLAKRRKRITLEDFDKAVADGKIDTLNLILKGDASGAVEALEDSLMKIEVGDDVQLRVIHRGVGAITQNDVNLATVDNAIIIGFNVRPAERVSELADKEGVDMRFYSVIYSAIDDIEAALKGMLKPEYEEVALGTAEIRMVFRSSKFGNIAGSIIRSGTIKRNTKARLVRDGNVVGDNLSIDSLRREKDDVTEVREGFECGIGLGSFNDIKEGDIIETFEMREKPRD; this is encoded by the coding sequence GTGGCTAAACCCCGCGTTCACGAGCTCGCTAAAGAGCTCGGAATCACTTCAAAAGAAGCACTAACTAAATTGCAGGATATGGGCGAATTCGTTCGCTCGGCATCCTCGACCGTTGAACCTCCAGTAGCGCGCAAGCTGCGCGATGCGTTCCCAGGTTCCAACAACGCTGCTGCCGCCAAGCCGGCTGCAGCTAAGCCAGCGACCCCGGGTGCACCAAAGCCAGCTGCCAAGCCAGCTGCCACCCCGGGTGCCAAAGCTGCTCCAAAGCCAGGCGCCAAGCCTGCTCCAAAGCCAGCAGCCGCAACCCCAGCGCCAGCCGCGCCAGCTACTCCAGCAGCACCAGCACCAAAGGCAACCCCGGGTGCACCACTGCCAGGGGCAGCACCAAAGCCAGGCAGCAAGCCAGCACCAAAGCCAGGTGCTCCACGTCCAGGCAACAACCCGTTCTCCTCGCAGCAGGGCATGCGCTCTTCTGACTCCGGCGAACGTCGTGGCGGCCAGAACCGTGACGGCAACCGTGCACCACGTCCGGGCGCTCCACGCCCAGGCGGCCCACGTCCGGGCAACAACCCGTTCTCTTCCCAACAGGGAATGCGCGGCGAAGGCGGTCAGGGTGGCCCACGTCCACCACGTGACGGCCAGCGCGGTCCACGCCCAGGTGGTCAAGGCCAGGGTGGCCCGCGTCCACCACGCGACGGTCAGGGCGGTCCACGTCCAGCACGTGACGGCCAGCGTAGCCCACGCCCAGCAGGTCAGGGCGGCCCACGCCCAGCCGGCCAGGGTGGTCCACGCCCAGCTGGTGCAGGCGCCGGCGGTCCACGCCCGGGCGCAGGTGCCGGTGCAGGAACCACTGCAACTCCTCGCATGATGCCTAACCGCACCGATCGTCCAGCCCCAGCAGGTGGCGGACGTCCAGGTGCCGGTGGCGGCGGACGCGGTCGCCCAGGCGGCGGCAACGGTGGCGGTACCGGTGGCGGCTTCCGCCCAGGTGCACCACGCGGTCGCGGTGGCGTTGGCGGTGCTTTCGGTAAGGGAGGCGCCGGTCGCGGCAAGCAGCGCAAGTCCAAGCGCGCAAAGCGCCAGGAATTGGAGCAGATGAGTGTTCCAAGCTTGGGTGGTGTGAACGTACCTCGCGGTACCGGCGACACCGAGATCCGTCTGCGTCGTGGTGCTTCGATCACCGACTTCGCCGACAAGATTGGCGCAAACCCAGCTGCACTGGTCACCGTACTGTTCCACCTTGGCGAAATGGCTACGGCCACCCAGTCACTGGATGAGGCAACCTTCGAAGTACTCGGCGAAGAGCTGGGCTACAAGGTTCTGGTTGTTTCCCCAGAGGATGAGGACAAGGAGCTGCTCGAAGGCTTCGGTCTTGACCTGGATGCTGAGCTTGAGGCTGAAGGCGAAGACGTTCTCGAAGAACGTGCACCAGTGATCACCATCATGGGTCACGTTGACCACGGTAAGACTCGACTGCTTGATGCGATCCGTCAGTCCAACGTGATTGAGGGCGAGCACGGTGGCATCACCCAGCACATCGGTGCTTACCAGATCGTTCACCCACACGAAGGTCGCGATCGTGCCATGACCTTCATCGATACCCCGGGTCACGAGGCGTTCACCGCCATGCGTGCTCGTGGTGCCGAGGTTACCGACGTTGCCGTGCTGGTTGTTGCAGCGGATGACGGCGTCATGCCGCAGACCGTGGAAGCATTGAACCACGCACAGGCAGCTGGCGTGCCGATCATCGTCGCAGTGAACAAGGTGGATAAGGAAGGCGCTAACCCTGACAAGGTCATGGGTCAGCTCACCGAATACGGCCTGGTTCCTGAAGAATACGGTGGCGACACCATGTTCGTGAAGGTATCCGCACTGCAGAAGCAGGGTATCGACGAGTTGCTCGACGCTGTTCTGTTGACCTCCGACGTGCTGGAACTGAAGGCTAACCCAGACAAGTCCGCTCGTGGTGTAGCCATTGAAGCGAACCTGGATAAGGGTCGCGGTTCCGTGGTTACCGTTCTGGTTCAGTCCGGTACCCTGTGCGTTGGCGACACCATGGTTGTGGGCACCGCCCACGGCCGTGTGCGTGCAATGTTCAACGAAAACGGCGAAAACCTCGACGTGGCACTGCCATCGCGTCCGGTTCAGGTCTTGGGTATGTCCTCGGTGCCTCGCGCCGGTGACGGATTCTTGATCACCGAAGACGAGCGCACCGCCCGTCAGATCGCTGACAAGCGCGAAACCGCAGAGCGTAACGCGATGCTGGCTAAGCGTCGTAAGCGCATCACGCTGGAAGACTTCGATAAGGCTGTTGCAGACGGCAAGATCGATACCTTGAACCTGATCCTGAAGGGTGACGCTTCGGGTGCTGTTGAAGCACTGGAAGACTCGCTGATGAAGATCGAGGTTGGCGACGATGTTCAGCTGCGCGTGATCCACCGCGGCGTGGGTGCTATCACCCAGAACGACGTCAACCTGGCTACCGTGGACAACGCCATCATCATTGGCTTCAACGTTCGCCCAGCCGAGCGCGTGTCTGAACTGGCTGATAAAGAAGGCGTGGATATGCGCTTCTACTCGGTCATTTACTCCGCGATCGACGACATCGAAGCAGCGCTCAAGGGCATGCTCAAGCCGGAATACGAAGAAGTGGCCCTCGGTACCGCCGAGATCCGCATGGTCTTCCGTTCCTCGAAGTTCGGCAACATTGCCGGTTCGATCATCCGCTCGGGCACCATCAAGCGCAACACCAAGGCACGCCTGGTTCGCGATGGCAACGTGGTCGGGGACAACCTGTCCATTGACTCGCTGCGCCGCGAAAAGGACGATGTCACCGAGGTCCGCGAGGGCTTCGAATGTGGTATCGGCCTGGGGTCGTTCAACGACATCAAGGAAGGCGACATCATCGAGACCTTCGAGATGCGCGAAAAGCCACGCGACTAA
- the rbfA gene encoding 30S ribosome-binding factor RbfA translates to MADSARAARLAKRVQVLMAQSLRNVIKDERIDNVTVTDARVTSDLQHATVYYTVFGDDQMKQEVAELLEKRGGALRKELGRNLTIRLTPTLAFVADEIPEGASHLEELLAKAREKDAEVAALREGKEFAGDQDPYKKDEEDEEA, encoded by the coding sequence ATGGCTGATTCAGCCCGCGCCGCACGCCTAGCCAAGCGCGTGCAGGTCCTCATGGCCCAGTCGCTGCGTAATGTCATCAAGGACGAGCGCATCGATAATGTCACCGTGACCGATGCTCGCGTCACCAGCGACCTGCAGCACGCTACCGTGTACTACACCGTCTTTGGCGATGACCAGATGAAGCAGGAAGTTGCCGAGCTACTTGAAAAGCGCGGTGGCGCACTGCGCAAGGAACTGGGTCGTAACCTGACCATTCGTCTGACTCCAACGCTGGCTTTTGTTGCCGACGAAATCCCTGAGGGTGCTTCGCACCTGGAGGAATTGTTGGCCAAGGCCCGCGAGAAGGATGCCGAGGTTGCAGCTCTGCGCGAAGGCAAGGAATTCGCTGGAGACCAGGATCCATATAAGAAGGACGAAGAGGATGAAGAAGCCTAA